The Bernardetia sp. ABR2-2B DNA window CTCGTTTAGTTCTTTAAAAAAGTTAGGATGTACTTCTTCAAAATGAATTTTGAAATTATTCCAGTCGCTATCTAATTGAATATCATTATTGATGACTGATTTTATTTCTTTTATTCCATCTTTATTTTGTGTACTAGAGTTTTTATAAGACAAACCTCGTATTTGCTTTTGGAGATTCGTCAGCATTTCATTTTTTTGATAGAGATAAAGCGAGTTGGCTGTTAGTTCTCTTTGATTGGCTTCTAGTTTGGCTTGTAAATCGGCTTTCTGTTTTGCTTCTTCTTCTATTTTTTGCTCTAACTCTGTTTTTTGACTGGCTTCTGATTTTATTTTGTTCTGTAAATCTATTTCTTTATTTACTGCCGTTGCCATATCAGCAATGATATGTTCGTTTTCTAATTCTATATATCTATTACGAGCCAGTATTTCTCCATTTTCTTTTTCCAATATTTCTGCTTGAAGTTGTTTTTCTTTTAGTTCGTCTTTTAGAAGGTTTATACGAGCTACCAAAGCAATAGCAAAAGAGAGCGTTTGCGAGAGAAGTGTAAGGTGTGGTAATAATTGTATAGATGAGGAGCTTGATTTGTATACGAGTAAATAAAGTGCAATAGACATTATACCCAATAAAGGTAGTGTATTGGCAATCAAGAAATAACGAGCTGGTTTGTAGCCATTTTTATAGGACATTATACCAACACTAAAAATCATCAAAATTATTATGCTGAAAAATAGATTAGAAATTAAAGCTAATGAATAGTATATATTCAATGATTTGAAAGAAGCTATAATTATAGCAAATAAGCTAAATAAAGATAAGAAGTAAGTAAGATATTTGAGTATAGTGTCCCAATATGGAAAATAAATATCTAGTTGTAAATAACTACGAGTGAATTGTATATAACCAAATAAAATCATCCAAATAAAACCAAAATTTAGAATATCTCTAGTCGTATAAGCATACAGCACTCCATTTGAATTTATTCCTATGTTATAAAAATTAAAAGGAAGTACAAAATTGAATACATCAGAAAATGCTGAAATATATAAAATAGCTCCTAGTAAAATTATTAGATAATACAAATAAGTATTATCTCTAAAAACAAAATAAATATATAAATTATAAATAAAGAAAAGTAACATAGCAATAGTAACTACCAACCAAGAAACTACTATAAACTGTTCCTTATTTTCATAGGCTTCTTTTGCATATATATAAATAGACAAGTAGATTGGATACTCTTGCTCGTTAAGTTCGTTTACCTTTGATTTGACATAAAACGTATTTATTTTATTAGGGTGTAGATAAACAGAAAAAATTCCTTCTATTCGTTTAAAATCAGTTATGGCAAGCCCTGCTTGAGTAGTTTTCCATTTTTCATCATCAAAATCATAATAATATAGAAGATTATTTATTTTTGGTGTTAAGCTAAAATAGTATTCTTTGCCATAAGCTGAGTTGTTTTGTATAGAAAATCTAAACCAACAGTATTCTTCAGTTTCAAATTTATAAGATTTAGGGTTTTCTTGAAACTCAAGTGTAGAATCATTCAAGATTTGTTCAAAAGTATAATTCTTATCCATCAAAATCTCAAAATCCTCTATTTTTTGTACTGGTTTATCTTCTAGTACATACGTATTTTGAGCAAATAAAAATGATGCTTTCAATACAAATAATAAGCTCAAAAAATAATTAAGTTTCATAGCCTATGATTTTTATGCTAGAGAAATAAAAAGCCTTTATGAATAAAGAAAAATATTCTACTAAACTAATGAAAATAAGAATGTTTTGCTACTCTCTTGGTTACTTCTATTTTTTTAATCAAAAAAAAGCCACAAAATGAGTAATCATTGTGTGGCTCTCCTGTCGTAACTAAAAGTTTAGCTAGGACGGTTTTCTAATTGAGGCATTAATATATCTTCAATATTAATAACACCTGTATCATCTGCTTCACCACTTGGAAGTCTCATAGGTTTGTATATTTTGATAATCATAATGATTGGTATGATTTACCGTACTTACACTTTTTCATAGTTGAGGGCTAGTAAGAAATTCCCTTATTATTGTTCTAGTTTTGCTAACTAAGCTCAAACTAGCTAGGACGGTTTTCTAATTGAGGCATTAATATATCTTCAATATTAATAATACCTGTACCATCTGCTCCACCACTTGGAAGTTTCATAGGTTTTTATATTTTGATAATCATAATGATTGGTATGATTTACCGTACTTACACTTTTTCATAGTTGAGGGGTAGTAAGAAATTCCTTTTTGATTTTTCTAATTTTGCTAACTAAGCTCAAACTAGCTAGGACGGTTTTCTAATTGAGGCATTAATATATCTTCAATATTAATAATACCTGTACCATCTGCTCCACCACTTGGAAGTCTCATAGGTTTGTATATTTTGATAATCATAATGATTGGTATGATAAACCTTGCTTACTTATTTTTCACAGTTGAGGGCTAGTAAGAAATTCCCTTATTAAAATTAACTGACCTCTTCATATACAGTCAAATATTTTTCTATTAGCTTATCAATCGTTTGATTTCCCTTTATTAAAGAATATATATACATATCTCTATATTGACCATTAATAAACATTCTATCTTTAAAATGTCCTTCTCTCTGAAAACCAAATTTTTCTAACAGACTGACTGTAGATTTATTTTCAGGATATACTTTTGCACTTACAGAGTGTAACTTCATTGTCTCAAAACCAAAGCGAAGTAGTGCCAAAAAGCCTTCAACACCTAGTCTTGTTCGCCAAAGTTCAGGTAGAAGTTCGCCATCTATTTCAGCTCTATGATTTTTTATATCAATAGGATTAAAACTACATATCCCCACTAATTCATCAGTTCCTTTTTTTGTTGCTGCCCAAGGAATTGCCCATTTTTTTTTGTAAAAATTTTGGAGCATTTCAATATATCTACTAGCATCTTCAAGAGAGTTTACATTTTGACGATAAATAAATCTATTTACAGCTTTACTAGAATGAAGCTCTAAGACTCTTTCTTTATCTGATAATTTAAGTTCTCTAAGTATTAGGTTTGGTGTTTCAAGAACCATAAATTTTTCAAATACTTTTTGGTTGATTTGGTGTATCATATTGAACTTGAGAATTAATTATTTGTATTAAAATGCTTTACTAACTTTAGAAGAAGCTAAGTAGAAGCAACTATTTTTTTTGCTGTTGCTTTCGCTGATTCCTTTGATACAAGTAACGAGATGAACACAAAAAAAGCTAAAAAAAGGACTGGACAGCATATGGACAGCACGAAAAAAAGTGTCTTTTTGGTTTAAAAATATAATTAAATTTATTTTTTATATAAAAATAACATTATTTTTGAAAAATTTATATAAGAACAGACAACTAAATTTCGAACTCTTGTTTTTTTATTAGACATCAAAAAAAGCAATACCATAACTTTCATTATAGTATTGCCTTTAATTTTGAGTGTAAAAAAGAATTTGACGGATTAATTTTCCTTATCTATTGCTTCCATTTTTTTATTTAATCTAGACCTAGATTTATGCACACTTGAAGGATTGATATTGAGTAGAGTTGCTATTTCTTTAGCTGTCATATTGAGATGATAATAGGCAGAAAGACGAATCTCATATTTAGTAAGTGTCGGATATTTTTCATTCAATTCCTTAAAAAAATTAGGATGTACTTCTTCAAAATGAACTTTAAAATTATCCCAATCACTCTCTAATCGAAGGTCATTTTTGATAGTTGATTTTATTTCTCTGATTCCTTCTCTGTTTTGAGTGGTGGTGTCTTTATAGGATAAATTTCCGATTTGCTTTTGCAGATTTGTTAGCATTTCATTTTTTTGATAGAGATAAAGTGAGTTGGCTGTAAGTTCTCTTTGATTGGCTTCTAGTTTTGCTTGTAAATCGGCTTTTTGTTTTGCTTCTTGTTCTATTCTCTTTTCTAACTCTTCTTTCTGATTTATTTCGACTTTCATTTTTTCTTCTAACTCGGCTTTGTTGTTTACTGCTGTTATCATATCAGTCATAATATATTCGTTTTCTAATTCTATATATTTATTACGAGCTAATATTTCTTCATTTTCGGCTTCTAGTTTTTGTGATTCTAGTTGTTTTTCTTTGAGTTGGTCTTTTATAAGATTGACACGAGCTACTAAAGCCACAGCAAAGGCTAAAGTTTGAGAAAGAATGGCAATATTAGGAGCAAGACTTGGTATAAGATAAACTTTCACACCTATTCCATTGACAATTTCGTACAAGAAAAAATAAATAACTAACGCTACTGTAATTAGTAAAGGAAATGCGTTAGCTATCAAAAAGTATTTGGCTGGTTTATAACCTTTTATTGCTGAGAGTATGCCTACACAAAGAATAGATAGGATAACAATACCAATAAGCAAATTCTCTAAAAACAATAAATAGATATTGTAATAATTAGCACCTAATATCAGACCTATAAGTAGGAAAGAATAGCAGACACATATCCACAATAAATAAGTCAATATTTTATTCCAAAGAGGCAGGTAAGTAGCAAGTTTTAAATACAAACAAGTAAATTTTGTAATCCCCATCAATATTAAAATGAGACCAATTCGTATCACAACAGCATTACTATCAAAGAAAAAAAATGAGCCATTTGACATTACTTCTATACTCAACCACTTGATAGGAAGAAAAATATTAGTATGATTACGGACACTTGTTATGTATATCAAACTACCTATAAGTATAATCAAATAGTATAAATATACTCGGTCTTTAAAAATAAAAAAAAGATAGGTGTTATATAAAAAGAAGAATACCAAAACAGAACAAGTAGAAATCCATAAAATAAGCATAAACTGTTCTTTTTCAGTAAAAACGTGTTTTTTTTCTAAAGAAAGAGTTATAGGAACAGGATAAGGTTGTTTTGATAAATATTCTACATTTACCTTTGTAAAAAAAGTAGTTATACTATTGGCACGAAATAGACAGGGAAATACATTAGGTTGTCTTTGATAATCTGCTACTTTTAGTCCAGTAGTAGTTTGTGTCCAAGTATTATTTTCAAAATCAAAAGTATATAAAGTATTTTCAATAGTAGGAAATACACTCAAGTACATTTGCTTAGAATATGGAGAGTTATTTTTTATACTACAACGAACCCAATAATAGTCGCTTTCTTTTGTCTTTTGAAAATCTACTTCTTCAGGATTTTTGATAAATACCAAAGAAGTGTCTGTCAGAATTTGTTCAAACGTATAATTCTTATCAGGCAGAATCTCAAAGTTTTGTGTTCTTTCAAAGTCTTTATTTTTCAAAAGAAGAGGATTTTGAGCAAACAAAAGTGATATGTTTAGCACAAATAACAAAGTCAGAACGTAGTTTAGTTTCATAACCTATAATTTTTATGCTAAAGAAATAAAAAGCCTTTATGAGCAAAGAAAAATATTTTACTAAACTAATGAAAATAAGAATATTTTACTACTTGTTCATAAAAGATATTTCTAAATTGTAAAATAAAGGCTATTACGGTTTGTTAGGGGGAATTCAGACACCCTGTCTGAACACAAAAAACAGCCTTTATTTGTCTTAGTCAGTTTAGAAGACTGACATACAAAATAACTGTGATAATGTTTATTGTTTAAAAGTAACTTTGATAATAGATTAAGAGTCTTGAGATACAGATAAAATAATTTTTCCTTTATTCTGATTGTCCTCCATGTGTTTATGTGCGTATTCTGCTAACGACCAATCAAAAATAGAATCAATGATAGGTTTTAAT harbors:
- a CDS encoding 7TM diverse intracellular signaling domain-containing protein — its product is MKLNYFLSLLFVLKASFLFAQNTYVLEDKPVQKIEDFEILMDKNYTFEQILNDSTLEFQENPKSYKFETEEYCWFRFSIQNNSAYGKEYYFSLTPKINNLLYYYDFDDEKWKTTQAGLAITDFKRIEGIFSVYLHPNKINTFYVKSKVNELNEQEYPIYLSIYIYAKEAYENKEQFIVVSWLVVTIAMLLFFIYNLYIYFVFRDNTYLYYLIILLGAILYISAFSDVFNFVLPFNFYNIGINSNGVLYAYTTRDILNFGFIWMILFGYIQFTRSYLQLDIYFPYWDTILKYLTYFLSLFSLFAIIIASFKSLNIYYSLALISNLFFSIIILMIFSVGIMSYKNGYKPARYFLIANTLPLLGIMSIALYLLVYKSSSSSIQLLPHLTLLSQTLSFAIALVARINLLKDELKEKQLQAEILEKENGEILARNRYIELENEHIIADMATAVNKEIDLQNKIKSEASQKTELEQKIEEEAKQKADLQAKLEANQRELTANSLYLYQKNEMLTNLQKQIRGLSYKNSSTQNKDGIKEIKSVINNDIQLDSDWNNFKIHFEEVHPNFFKELNEKYPTLTKNEIRLSAYYHLNMSVKEIATLLNINPRSVHKAKSRLNKKIEAIDKEN
- a CDS encoding GNAT family protein, with the translated sequence MIHQINQKVFEKFMVLETPNLILRELKLSDKERVLELHSSKAVNRFIYRQNVNSLEDASRYIEMLQNFYKKKWAIPWAATKKGTDELVGICSFNPIDIKNHRAEIDGELLPELWRTRLGVEGFLALLRFGFETMKLHSVSAKVYPENKSTVSLLEKFGFQREGHFKDRMFINGQYRDMYIYSLIKGNQTIDKLIEKYLTVYEEVS
- a CDS encoding 7TM diverse intracellular signaling domain-containing protein → MKLNYVLTLLFVLNISLLFAQNPLLLKNKDFERTQNFEILPDKNYTFEQILTDTSLVFIKNPEEVDFQKTKESDYYWVRCSIKNNSPYSKQMYLSVFPTIENTLYTFDFENNTWTQTTTGLKVADYQRQPNVFPCLFRANSITTFFTKVNVEYLSKQPYPVPITLSLEKKHVFTEKEQFMLILWISTCSVLVFFFLYNTYLFFIFKDRVYLYYLIILIGSLIYITSVRNHTNIFLPIKWLSIEVMSNGSFFFFDSNAVVIRIGLILILMGITKFTCLYLKLATYLPLWNKILTYLLWICVCYSFLLIGLILGANYYNIYLLFLENLLIGIVILSILCVGILSAIKGYKPAKYFLIANAFPLLITVALVIYFFLYEIVNGIGVKVYLIPSLAPNIAILSQTLAFAVALVARVNLIKDQLKEKQLESQKLEAENEEILARNKYIELENEYIMTDMITAVNNKAELEEKMKVEINQKEELEKRIEQEAKQKADLQAKLEANQRELTANSLYLYQKNEMLTNLQKQIGNLSYKDTTTQNREGIREIKSTIKNDLRLESDWDNFKVHFEEVHPNFFKELNEKYPTLTKYEIRLSAYYHLNMTAKEIATLLNINPSSVHKSRSRLNKKMEAIDKEN